The Chiloscyllium punctatum isolate Juve2018m chromosome 42, sChiPun1.3, whole genome shotgun sequence genome includes a region encoding these proteins:
- the hoxb1a gene encoding homeobox protein Hox-B1a, which yields MDNTRMNSFLEYAICNRGTSAYSSKGYHHSEQGITAFAPCAGNVDNCNGDGRFLVGGNAHNAFQHQHQSASSSHHSSLGNPYASSGPNNYTTQTCNPGYNHHYFFNQETDGAYFQSSGYTANIASNVNPLSDGYCGVSGPGQYQHSYGQEQQGLAYGICANLSPSQEVEKEPPGTSDSSSSGQTFDWMKVKRNPPKTARIADYGLGGQTNTMRTNFTTKQLTELEKEFHFNKYLTRARRVEIAATLELNETQVKIWFQNRRMKQKKREKERFAPHFSVHSAKETGDGSDKSSTTSPSTSPRSSTSENLQTS from the exons ATGGACAATACCAGGATGAACTCCTTCTTAGAGTACGCAATTTGTAATCGTGGGACGAGCGCCTACTCATCCAAGGGTTACCACCATTCAGAACAAGGGATAACAGCTTTCGCTCCTTGTGCAGGTAACGTTGACAATTgcaatggtgatggacgattctTAGTAGGAGGAAACGCACACAATGCATTCCAGCATCAGCACCAGTCAGCCAGTTCCTCGCATCATTCCAGTTTGGGGAACCCATACGCCAGTTCAGGCCCCAACAACTACACGACCCAAACTTGCAACCCGGGTTACAATCACCATTACTTTTTCAATCAAGAAACGGATGGGGCATACTTTCAAAGCTCGGGGTATACTGCCAATATAGCGTCCAATGTCAATCCGCTTTCAGACGGTTATTGTGGTGTCTCAGGGCCGGGTCAGTATCAGCATTCCTACGGCCAAGAGCAACAGGGTTTGGCGTATGGGATTTGTGCTAATCTGTCTCCAtctcaagaggtggagaaggaacCTCCCGGCACCTCTGATTCATCCTCTTCGGGCCAGACGTTTGACTGGATGAAAGTGAAAAGAAATCCTCCTAAAACAG CCAGAATTGCTGATTACGGTTTAGGTGGTCAAACGAATACAATGCGGACCAATTTCACCACCAAGCAATTAACAGAACTGGAGAAAGAATTCCATTTTAACAAGTACCTGACCCGCGCCAGGAGAGTGGAGATAGCTGCCACGCTCGAGCTGAATGAGACCCAAGTAAAAATCTGGTTCCAGAACCGCAGGATGAAACAGAAGaagcgagagaaggagagattcGCACCCCACTTCTCCGTTCACTCTGCAAAAGAGACCGGAGACGGTTCAGACAAATCATCCACTACCTCTCCATCCACATCGCCCAGATCGTCCACGTCAGAAAACCTCCAAACCTCTTAA